A stretch of the Festucalex cinctus isolate MCC-2025b chromosome 20, RoL_Fcin_1.0, whole genome shotgun sequence genome encodes the following:
- the dselb gene encoding dermatan-sulfate epimerase-like protein, with product MALKWAFFLLPLWTVGAAFSGVLNATDRDVFTDDLLQVQLAGDRVAEQQAAFSHPGLYFDPGDVQQMRQRSSGSHSHIFKVIRAAALTMLSNGPSYLPPAKHEEFTSKWNEIYGNNLPPLALYCLLCPEDSATLQFLIKFMDRMAEYPNWKVTSAPHDEVPMAHSLTGFATAYDFIYAYLDVRRRDVYRNKIRTQTAALYDFSKYRGWGRQYLHNHQTTNVVALLTGAIVVGSHDDPESMLWKQVAVNYMEKTMFLLNHVVDGTLDEGVAYGSYTAKSITQYVFLAQRHFSIDNTQNNWLGAHFWFYYATLLPGFQRSVGIADSNYNWFYGPESQLVFLDAFVLRNGTGNWLAQQIRKHRPKDGPMGQSSAQRWATLHTEYIWYDARLASQPPLGFGKANMHVFSNWGVVTYGAGLPSGQGNTFVSFKSGKLGGRAVYDIVHEKPYSWVQGWNSFNPGHEHPDQNSFTFAPNGQVFVSEALYGPKLSYLNNVLVFSPSPTSQCNAPWEGQLGECVKWLRWNDEGVGDTSGEVIVALSHGDTMFTSGEAVSAYSAAMRLQSVYRALVLLNSQTLLVLDHVEKAVDSPVRFLSAFFHNLDIDFKYVPFRFMDHYNGAMMDVWDAHYKMFWFDSKGHSPESRIQEAEQAAEFKKRWTQYVNVTFPITDTVSRTAYVFHGPYVKVSSCKFIDSSKNGVRLSLMINNTETVVSIATNYKDIGARSAYLGYGGHCKVEDRYQITRFGLGTQAVPKQTSGDNQLFDFAFTLNVIAGLILCMAAAFLAMQRKFYDVCFRLRRLMRYALLAVLFLWIAGLLFVSNSCDRLLCGVKWKSEADLQARLHEQRQLPLPTVLIATLPGSGAEILKHLFYNSSDFVYVRVPTEHLDIPETEFEFDSLVDACEWSWSEAKQGRFKMIQGWLHSLVYNTKLHLQNIQLEDDRARLPPRGVSDLGSKRSRRREPVAELKGKLRPGMDRDVEYIRGLRRHMAEYPNSRIVLNMRSGSWALKLSFIREVVGPSLKSLYVVRDPRAWIYLMLYNSEPSLYSLKNIPEHLSLIFKEDAVKDGCQSVAPEFNTLRGLLVSKESDPVLILAHLWLAHTAAVLRVSQSLPEDSYLQVRFEDVVNSPQETAETIHAFLGVPVSPAALNQLAFTTSTNLYHLQYEGDISPANIARWRQKMPRRDVRLVEDICGGLMKRLGYGRLPG from the coding sequence ATGGCGCTTAAGtgggctttctttctactcccaCTCTGGACAGTAGGAGCAGCCTTCTCGGGGGTCCTAAACGCCACTGACAGAGATGTTTTTACGGATGACCTGCTGCAGGTCCAGCTGGCCGGGGACCGAGTGGCTGAACAGCAGGCGGCGTTTTCCCACCCGGGTCTCTATTTCGACCCAGGGGATGTACAGCAAATGAGGCAAAGGTCCTCCGGCAGTCACAGCCACATATTTAAAGTCATCCGGGCGGCCGCGCTCACCATGCTGTCCAATGGTCCTTCGTACCTCCCGCCTGCCAAGCATGAGGAGTTTACAAGCAAGTGGAATGAGATTTATGGGAACAACCTACCTCCCCTGGCGCTTTACTGCCTGCTGTGCCCCGAGGACTCGGCCACCCTGCAGTTCCTCATCAAGTTCATGGACAGGATGGCTGAGTACCCAAATTGGAAGGTCACCAGCGCGCCCCACGACGAGGTCCCGATGGCACACTCCCTCACTGGGTTCGCCACGGCCTACGACTTCATTTACGCTTACCTGGACGTACGGCGGAGAGACGTTTACCGCAATAAGATCCGCACGCAGACGGCGGCGCTTTATGACTTCTCAAAGTACAGGGGCTGGGGCCGGCAGTACCTCCACAATCACCAGACCACCAACGTAGTGGCCCTCCTGACCGGGGCCATCGTGGTGGGGTCTCACGACGACCCAGAGTCTATGCTTTGGAAACAAGTGGCAGTGAATTACATGGAGAAAACTATGTTCCTGCTCAACCACGTGGTGGACGGCACACTGGACGAGGGGGTGGCGTACGGGAGCTACACGGCCAAGTCCATCACGCAGTACGTCTTCTTGGCGCAGCGGCACTTCAGCATCGACAACACGCAGAACAACTGGCTGGGAGCGCATTTCTGGTTCTACTACGCCACCCTCCTGCCTGGCTTCCAGAGGTCGGTGGGCATCGCTGACTCCAACTACAACTGGTTCTACGGGCCGGAGAGCCAGCTGGTGTTCCTTGACGCCTTTGTCCTGAGGAACGGCACGGGCAACTGGCTTGCTCAGCAGATCCGCAAGCACCGACCCAAGGACGGCCCCATGGGGCAGTCGTCGGCGCAGCGCTGGGCCACGCTGCACACAGAGTACATCTGGTACGACGCGCGTCTGGCCTCGCAGCCTCCGCTCGGATTTGGCAAAGCCAACATGCACGTTTTCTCCAACTGGGGCGTCGTGACCTACGGGGCCGGGCTGCCAAGCGGCCAGGGAAACACTTTTGTTTCCTTCAAGTCCGGCAAGCTGGGCGGCCGCGCTGTCTACGACATAGTCCACGAGAAACCATACTCGTGGGTGCAGGGTTGGAATAGCTTTAACCCGGGTCACGAGCACCCAGACCAGAATTCTTTTACCTTTGCTCCTAATGGGCAGGTGTTTGTGTCAGAAGCACTTTATGGTCCAAAGTTGAGCTACCTTAACAACGTGCTGGTGTTCAGCCCATCACCTACGAGTCAGTGTAATGCTCCGTGGGAGGGTCAGCTCGGCGAGTGCGTCAAGTGGCTACGTTGGAATGACGAGGGGGTGGGCGATACCAGCGGTGAGGTGATTGTGGCATTGTCACACGGGGACACTATGTTCACCAGCGGGGAAGCGGTGTCGGCGTACTCCGCTGCCATGAGGCTGCAAAGTGTATACAGAGCGCTGGTCTTGCTCAATTCCCAAACACTTCTAGTGCTAGATCATGTGGAGAAGGCGGTGGACTCGCCTGTGAGGTTCCTCAGCGCCTTCTTCCACAACCTGGACATTGACTTTAAATATGTTCCGTTCAGGTTTATGGACCACTACAACGGTGCCATGATGGACGTGTGGGACGCACACtataaaatgttttggtttgacagcaaGGGGCATAGTCCGGAAAGCCGCATACAAGAGGCAGAACAGGCGGCCGAGTTTAAAAAGAGGTGGACTCAGTATGTTAATGTAACATTCCCAATAACAGACACTGTTAGCAGGACTGCTTATGTTTTCCACGGGCCCTATGTCAAAGTGTCCAGCTGTAAGTTCATAGATAGCAGCAAAAATGGTGTGAGACTCTCGTTGATGATTAATAACACAGAGACAGTAGTGTCCATAGCGACAAATTACAAAGACATCGGTGCGAGGTCGGCATATTTAGGGTACGGCGGCCACTGTAAGGTAGAGGATCGATATCAAATCACACGCTTCGGCCTCGGGACGCAGGCGGTCCCCAAACAGACGAGCGGCGACAATCAACTCTTTGACTTTGCCTTCACACTCAACGTGATCGCGGGTTTGATTCTCTGCATGGCCGCCGCTTTCCTCGCCATGCAGAGGAAGTTTTACGATGTGTGCTTCAGGCTGCGGCGGCTAATGCGCTACGCCCTGCTCGCTGTCCTTTTCTTGTGGATAGCCGGCCTGCTCTTTGTGTCCAACAGCTGTGACCGGCTCCTCTGCGGGGTGAAGTGGAAAAGCGAAGCTGACTTGCAAGCCCGGCTTCACGAGCAGCGGCAGCTCCCCCTGCCCACCGTCCTCATCGCGACTCTGCCCGGCTCGGGGGCGGAGATCCTCAAGCACCTTTTCTACAACAGTTCGGACTTTGTTTACGTCAGGGTGCCCACCGAGCACTTGGACATCCCAGAGACAGAGTTTGAGTTTGACTCCCTGGTGGACGCCTGCGAGTGGTCCTGGTCGGAGGCCAAGCAGGGGCGCTTCAAGATGATCCAGGGTTGGCTCCACTCTCTGGTCTACAACACCAAGCTGCACCTGCAGAACATTCAGCTGGAGGACGACCGGGCCCGACTTCCCCCGCGCGGCGTCTCGGATCTGGGCTCAAAGCGCTCCAGGCGGAGGGAGCCAGTGGCGGAACTGAAGGGTAAACTGCGACCTGGCATGGACAGAGACGTGGAGTACATCCGGGGGCTGAGACGCCACATGGCTGAGTACCCAAACAGCCGCATTGTTCTGAATATGCGAAGCGGGAGCTGGGCACTGAAGCTTTCCTTTATCCGGGAGGTTGTGGGGCCTTCCCTCAAAAGCCTCTACGTGGTGAGGGACCCGCGAGCGTGGATTTATCTCATGTTGTACAACAGCGAGCCCAGCCTGTACTCCCTGAAGAACATCCCTGAGCACCTTTCCTTGATATTCAAGGAGGACGCTGTCAAGGACGGCTGCCAGAGCGTAGCACCAGAGTTCAACACTCTCAGGGGACTGCTAGTCAGCAAGGAGAGCGACCCGGTGTTGATACTGGCCCACCTGTGGCTCGCCCACACAGCCGCTGTGTTGCGGGTCAGCCAGAGCCTCCCAGAGGACTCCTACCTCCAAGTGCGCTTCGAGGACGTGGTCAACTCCCCGCAGGAGACGGCAGAGACCATCCACGCCTTCCTGGGGGTGCCGGTGTCGCCAGCCGCCCTTAACCAGCTGGCGTTCACCACATCCACCAACTTGTACCACCTGCAGTACGAGGGCGACATCTCACCAGCCAACATCGCCAGGTGGCGGCAGAAAATGCCGCGGCGGGACGTGAGGCTGGTGGAGGACATCTGCGGGGGTTTGATGAAGAGGCTGGGCTATGGCCGCTTGCCCGGCTAA